One window of the Nicotiana tabacum cultivar K326 chromosome 4, ASM71507v2, whole genome shotgun sequence genome contains the following:
- the LOC107831889 gene encoding kunitz trypsin inhibitor 5, which translates to MEFFNVARFMVPFLLVTLSTSFLFLVKAQDVPDPVLDVSGNAVRTGVNYYILPAGRGNGGGLQVASIRNRTNPLVVSQHADESSIGGYLQFSPVNPNENIIGISTDLNVKFTSIHISDSSTVWRINTELIPQRYLVTVGGVEGNPGRETLSNWFRIDKYEDAYKLVYCPRVCETCRPFCGEIGILVEGSKRVLFIGSRSDQPLKVTFHKL; encoded by the coding sequence ATGGAATTTTTTAACGTTGCACGATTCATGGTACCTTTTCTTCTTGTTACATTATCAACAAGCTTTTTATTCCTCGTAAAAGCTCAGGATGTTCCTGACCCGGTGCTCGACGTTTCCGGTAACGCTGTCCGGACAGGAGTGAATTATTATATCCTTCCGGCGGGTCGGGGCAACGGCGGTGGACTTCAGGTGGCTTCCATTAGGAACCGAACCAACCCGTTAGTCGTAAGCCAACATGCGGATGAATCTTCAATCGGCGGTTACCTTCAATTTTCACCTGTGAACCCTAACGAAAACATCATCGGAATATCAACTGATCTGAACGTGAAATTTACGTCTATTCATATCTCTGATTCGTCTACAGTATGGAGAATTAACACTGAATTAATTCCGCAGCGTTATTTGGTGACAGTTGGTGGAGTAGAAGGAAATCCTGGGCGTGAAACATTGAGCAATTGGTTTAGGATTGACAAGTACGAGGATGCTTACAAACTTGTGTATTGTCCTCGAGTTTGTGAGACATGCAGACCATTCTGTGGAGAAATTGGAATACTTGTTGAAGGTAGCAAAAGGGTTTTGTTTATTGGTTCTAGATCTGATCAACCTTTGAAAGTTACATTTCATAAGCTCTAG
- the LOC107831887 gene encoding uncharacterized protein LOC107831887, with the protein MTPNQQYPSKVMFENEMGKTVEQEAQQTNGEDTSNDVENQKQEEKFAQIKKREEKEIEGQKTQNESTEVIVEQQHKENERLQATKKEQGGAEKGRTQMLLNWQVKKPISVGNTFDALRNTEEETGGNQNAQKTSTSNTRVIHCAIKHIGTKREIEITWVYGFNDCGMRRKLWEDIEEIHKQRKGPWATMGDFNSVLQSDERIGSKVTFAEIKGFKEYSEVYYHSEGLFDHCPALVRWEQPGKMQQKMFRYFNMWSMANDFHEKVKENWKKHIMGTKMYQMVGKLNRLKRVLKILNKGKFAKVEIKAEQSMETLKVCQTRIQKDPYNMSLRGEEQSLARECMQWQHAREQFLRQKSKITWMQHGDQNTKIFHGYMKARMNTNMIFSIKDSTGTEQDQPETVAQAFIEFYTKLLGTTNRERSHVCSALIRKGEIIDEDHKQKMVKTVTKEEIKKVLWSIPEEKSPGIDGYGIQFFKDAWDIVGKDVEECVTEFFKSSKMLKALNKIVITLIPKGTHVESTAYDNVEWEFVKEMMMALNYHTTFIQWVMECITTTSYSLAINEGLCENIEGKRGLRQGDPISPLIFVICIEYLLRIMEMVRQQKGIAYHPKYKSLGSNHLCFVDDVLLFCKGESQAIMLLIRDLASFSQTSGLTTNSPKSNIFSANMSRQQIFEICFKEEGWLIPNGKYTMANDYKWRMGDEEYWQDIRWVWNLGNTPKHNYICWLTSHRKLLTMDRMKKIGIIVDTTCKVCGEKEETREHLFFECTWSKRCAKELLNWMGMQGIGESIETVWKTLNRTAKGKQCRAFVLSVFAALIYATWKNMNDVVWNQVVTKEQVICKNINEECRYKIHNKGKTSKRQME; encoded by the exons ATGACTCCAAATCAACAGTATCCTTCCAAGGTGATGTTTGAAAATGAGATGGGGAAGACAGTGGAACAGGAA GCACAACAGACCAATGGAGAAGACACAAGCAATGATGTGGAAAATCAGAAGCAAGAGGAAAAATTTGCACagataaaaaaaagagaagagaaagaaattGAAGGACAGAAAACACAGAATGAAAGTACTGAAGTAATAGTGGAGCAACAACATAAGGAAAATGAGAGACTACAAGCCACAAAGAAAGAACAGGGAGGGGCAGAAAAAGGCAGAACTCAGATGTTGTTGAATTGGCAAGTAAAAAAACCAATATCAGTAGGAAATACCTTTGATGCATTGAGGAATACAGAGGAAGAAACTGGTGGTAATCAAAACGCTCAGAAAACTAGTACATCAAACACAAGA GTGATTCACTGTGCTATTAAGCACATTGGAacaaaaagggaaatagaaatcACATGGGTATATGGATTCAATGACTGTGGCATGAGGAGAAAACTATGGGAAGACATAGAGGAAATTCATAAACAAAGAAAAGGGCCTTGGGCAACAATGGGAGATTTCAACAGTGTATTGCAATCAGATGAAAGAATAGGAAGCAAAGTTACTTTTGCAGAAATAAAAGGATTTAAAGAAT ACTCTGAAGTGTACTACCATAGTGAGGGATTGTTTGATCATTGCCCAGCATTGGTAAGATGGGAACAGCCAGGAAAGATGCAGCAAAAAATGTTTAGATACTTTAACATGTGGAGTATGGCTAATGACTTCCATGAAAAAGTGAAAGAGAACTGGAAAAAGCACATCATGGGGACTAAAATGTATCAAATGGTGGGAAAACTAAACAGACTGAAAAGGGTGCTGAAAATCCTAAACAAAGGAAAATTTGCAAAGGTTGAAATCAAAGCAGAACAAAGTATGGAGACACTCAAGGTATGCCAGACGAGGATACAAAAGGACCCTTATAATATGAGCCTAAGGGGGGAGGAGCAAAGCTTAGCCAGAGAATGCATGCAATGGCAACATGCAAGAGAACAATTCCTAAGGCAAAAAAGTAAGATCACATGGATGCAACATGGagatcaaaatactaaaatatttcaTGGGTATATGAAGGCAAGAATGAATACCAACATGATCTTCTCCATCAAAGATTCTACTGGGACAGAACAGGACCAACCAGAAACTGTGGCTCAAGCTTTCATTGAGTTTTACACAAAGCTATTAGGGACAACAAATAGGGAGAGGTCACATGTATGTAGTGCACTAATAAGGAAAGGGGAAATCATTGATGAAGATCATAAACAGAAAATGGTAAAGACAGTCACAAAAGAAGAAATCAAAAAAGTATTATGGAGCATACCAGAGGAGAAATCACCAGGGATTGATGGATATGGTATCCAATTCTTCAAAGATGCATGGGACATAGTTGGAAAAGATGTAGAGGAATGTGTAACTGAATTCTTCAAATCTAGTAAGATGCTGAAAGCACTTAACAAAATTGTCATCACTTTGATTCCAAAAGGGACACATGTTGAATCG ACAGCTTATGACAATGTGGAGTGGGAGTTTGTCAAGGAAATGATGATGGCACTGAACTACCATACAACTTTCATTCAATGGGTTATGGAGTGCATCACTACTACAAGCTATTCATTAGCAATAAATGAGGGCTTATGTGAGAACATTGAAGGGAAAAGAGGATTGAGACAAGGGGATCCAATATCACCACTGATATTTGTGATCTGTATCGAATATCTCTTAAGAATAATGGAGATGGTTAGACAGCAAAAGGGGATTGCATATCATCCAAAATATAAAAGCTTAGGGTCGAATCATTTATGCTTTGTAGATGATGTACTTCTATTCTGCAAAGGGGAATCACAAGCAATAATGTTGTTAATCAGAGATCTGGCATCTTTCTCTCAAACATCAGGGCTGACAACAAACAGTCCAAAGTCCAACATTTTCAGTGCCAATATGAGTAGGCAACAGATATTTGAGATAT GTTTCAAGGAGGAAGGATGGTTGATTCCAAATGGGAAATACACTATGGCAAATGATTATAAATGGAGAATGGGGGATGAAGAATACTGGCAGGACATCAGATGGGTGTGGAACTTAGGAAACACACCAAAACATAACTACATATGTTGGTTGACATCACATAGAAAATTGTTGACCATGGATAGAATGAAGAAGATAGGGATAATTGTTGACACTACATGTAAAGTATGTGGTGAGAAGGAAGAAACAAGGGAACACTTGTTCTTTGAATGTACATGGTCTAAAAGATGTGCCAAGGAACTACTAAACTGGATGGGAATGCAGGGAATTGGTGAGTCAATTGAAACAGTGTGGAAAACATTAAACAGGACAGCAAAAGGGAAGCAATGCAGAGCTTTCGTACTCTCAGTATTTGCTGCACTGATATATGCGACATGGAAGAACATGAATGATGTAGTATGGAATCAGGTGGTGACAAAAGAACAAGTAATATGCAAAAACATAAATGAGGAATGCAGATACAAGATACATAACAAAGGAAAAACAAGCAAGCGACAAATGGAATGA
- the LOC107773263 gene encoding GEM-like protein 4, with amino-acid sequence MKENHYQFEDQQNYCGSSSAMSFSFGTSTTDPERHSSFSQDSENLSSLHSPSSDDNYSPSVTPSQDDSAIIIQKRKLGKKARSYAYRIREHVKLGPKFSETVKGKLKIVKEGGRRNIFKHMFNVNEGEKLLKASQCYLYTTAGPIAGILFISTEKIAFCSERPIAVPFPSGGILRTPYKVVIPVKKIKRAYASANENKPSQKYIEIVTEDNFEFWFMGFVRYEKAFLNLQKAISITN; translated from the exons ATGAAGGAAAATCATTACCAATTTGAAGATcaacaaaattattgtggcaGCTCTTCGGCCATGAGCTTCTCCTTTGGGACGTCAACTACTGATCCAGAAAGGCATTCTTCTTTTTCTCAAGATTCTGAAAATCTCAGCTCTCTTCACAGTCCTTCTTCTGATGATAATTACTCCCCGAGCGTTACTCCAA GTCAAGATGATTCTGCTATTATTATTCAGAAGAGGAAATTGGGAAAGAAGGCAAGAAGTTATGCATACAGAATTCGTGAGCATG TGAAGTTGGGGCCTAAATTTTCAGAAACGGTGAAGGGGAAGCTGAAAATAGTGAAAGAAGGAGGGAGAAGGAATATATTCAAGCATATGTTTAATGTAAACGAAGGAGAGAAGTTGCTAAAGGCATCACAGTGTTATTTGTACACAACAGCGGGTCCAATTGCTGGCATTCTATTCATATCTACAGAGAAAATAGCTTTCTGCAGTGAAAGACCCATAGCTGTTCCTTTCCCCTCTGGAGGAATTCTTAGAACACCTTACAAG GTGGTTATTCCAGTGAAGAAAATTAAAAGAGCTTATGCAAGTGCGAACGAGAACAAACCATCTCAAAAGTACATCGAGATAGTGACtgaagataattttgaattttggttcaTGGGCTTTGTACGATATGAAAAAGCTTTCTTGAATTTACAAAAGGCTATTTCCATCACGAATTAG